A window of the Chionomys nivalis chromosome 25, mChiNiv1.1, whole genome shotgun sequence genome harbors these coding sequences:
- the LOC130866285 gene encoding 2'-5'-oligoadenylate synthase 3-like encodes MVLYTSQAWELWQGPTFGSNKVLGEEGLRSWPSGQLRPGSRPDPQVYKDLIHSYSNAGEFSTSFTELQHDFISTRPTKLKSLIQLVKQWYQQCNKMVQGKGSLPPQHGLELLTVYAWEQGSQNSQFNMAEGFHTVLELVGQRIILGPADPIGNLGSNACWDLLAQEAAASTSALCCMDKDRTPIKLWLVKV; translated from the exons ATGGTCCTATACACGTCACAGGCATGGGAGCTGTGGCAAGGCCCCACTTTTGGTTCCAACAAGGTGCTGGGAGAGGAGGGGCTGAGGTCCTGGCCTAGCG GCCAGCTGAGGCCTGGCTCGAGGCCTGATCCCCAGGTCTACAAGGACCTAATTCACAGCTACAGCAATGCAGGCGAGTTCTCTACCAGTTTCACGGAGCTGCAGCATGACTTCATTAGCACCCGTCCCACCAAACTCAAGAGCTTGATCCAGCTGGTGAAGCAATGGTACCAACAG TGCAACAAGATGGTCCAGGGGAAGGGCTCCTTGCCACCCCAGCATGGGCTGGAGCTCCTGACCGTGTACGCCTGGGAGCAGGGCAGCCAGAATTCTCAGTTCAACATGGCTGAGGGCTTCCACACCGTGCTGGAGCTGGTTGGCCA ACGCATCATCCTGGGTCCAGCTGACCCCATAGGCAACCTGGGCAGCAATGCCTGCTGGGACCTGCTTGCCCAGGAGGCTGCAGCCAGCACATCTGCCCTGTGCTGCATGGACAAGGACCGCACCCCCATCAAGCTGTGGCTGGTGAAGGTGTGA